In Antechinus flavipes isolate AdamAnt ecotype Samford, QLD, Australia chromosome 3, AdamAnt_v2, whole genome shotgun sequence, a genomic segment contains:
- the LOC127557128 gene encoding G-protein coupled receptor 4-like — MRLSMFSLVLSAGLPLNCMAAWFLLCQIRTKSILSIYMINMVATNLLQILTIPFWIHYTYLGHRWVLGRETCIAISFLFTTNLYAKVAFLCLIAKERYFNIVFPMRCHGLGTVSIAMKISFSAWMFTVFFCILGSYLIYEEKEETEFCYEGYPVTQKYALFKMYTMFFSFFGPLGLIAFFYGSILYKVREMRNLETKKEVYGCILLTMVTFILVFGPYQVTSFLKNFLESRKRESDFCAKEEALFLPREISLCMMTLGNILDPVLYVLLIKSTRDKFIASCKCLCFFHQ; from the coding sequence ATGCGCCTCTCCATGTTCTCCCTGGTGCTGTCAGCTGGTTTGCCCCTGAATTGCATGGCTGCCTGGTTTTTGTTGTGCCAGATCAGGACCAAGAGCATCCTCAGCATCTACATGATAAACATGGTGGCCACCAACCTCCTTCAGATTTTGACCATTCCGTTCTGGATCCACTATACCTACCTGGGACACAGGTGGGTTTTAGGGAGGGAGACCTGCATAGCAATTAGCTTTCTGTTCACCACGAATTTGTACGCCAAAGTTGCCTTTCTGTGCCTTATTGCCAAGGAGCGCTATTTCAACATCGTTTTCCCCATGCGTTGTCATGGCCTGGGCACTGTAAGCATTGCCATGAAAATCAGCTTCTCTGCATGGATGTTTACAGTTTTCTTTTGCATCTTGGGATCCTACCtaatatatgaagaaaaggaagagactgAATTCTGCTACGAAGGCTATCCCGTTACACAAAAGTATGCTCTGTTCAAAATGTACACCATGTTCTTCTCCTTCTTTGGACCACTTGGACTGATAGCATTTTTCTATGGCAGCATCCTGTACAAAGtcagagaaatgagaaatttggagaCAAAAAAAGAAGTCTACGGATGTATTCTTCTCACTATGGTGACATTCATTTTGGTCTTTGGACCCTATCAAGTGACATCCTTCCTTAAGAATTTCTTGGAAAGTAGAAAGAGGGAATCAGATTTCTGTGCAAAAGAGGAAGCACTTTTTCTTCCTAGAGAGATCTCTTTATGTATGATGACTCTTGGCAACATTCTAGATCCTGTGCTTTACGTCTTACTCATAAAAAGCACACGAGATAAATTTATAGCCTCATGTAAATGTTTGTGTTTTTTCCATCAGTAA